From bacterium, a single genomic window includes:
- a CDS encoding efflux RND transporter periplasmic adaptor subunit translates to MKNTIIIVVVVIAVVLAGAIFGLKGCRKAAKAVDTDKVRLRTIKSTVIAFGRVEAKSDVNISAEVSEKIESLYVDEGDTVNVGDTLVVLNRDRYIAMLNRARAQVHQVEANLKRARENLRKMKELYESGAVSQDQLINAQTEVDVLEAQLESAQAALREARDNLAHTVITSPINGIVTSIKAKKGEFVVVGTMNNPGSVIMTISQHSSLLAKVNVDEADIVDLSIGQEAKIELDAFPDTFFHGRVTYISHEANISKVSMQEQRATFPVEISVENPSPKIRPGMSVTVTITTAVHESVLAVPLSAIVAYRDTLTGKEGEGVFKYEDGVARKVRIKTGISDDRFAEVLEGLSAGDEIITGPFKVIRELRDGMPVRKIQLRKFKGKAIRVKFSGKAPRGEIETKKTEKEGVKPKEAKEDSVKPESAKKAESPKERSK, encoded by the coding sequence ATGAAAAACACGATTATCATAGTGGTAGTAGTTATCGCTGTTGTTTTGGCTGGTGCTATCTTTGGGCTTAAGGGGTGCAGGAAAGCTGCGAAAGCGGTCGATACTGATAAAGTGCGATTACGCACAATTAAATCCACTGTTATAGCATTCGGTCGCGTTGAAGCGAAAAGTGATGTTAACATCTCTGCCGAGGTTTCCGAAAAGATAGAAAGCCTGTATGTGGACGAGGGCGATACGGTTAATGTAGGAGATACTCTTGTGGTGTTAAACAGGGATAGATACATAGCTATGCTTAATCGTGCTCGTGCTCAGGTTCACCAGGTTGAGGCTAATTTGAAAAGGGCGAGGGAGAATCTGAGGAAAATGAAGGAGCTATACGAGAGCGGAGCTGTATCGCAGGACCAGCTAATAAATGCTCAGACTGAGGTCGATGTTCTTGAGGCACAACTCGAATCGGCGCAGGCTGCCCTAAGAGAGGCTCGCGATAACCTTGCGCATACGGTGATAACATCCCCTATAAACGGAATAGTAACATCTATAAAGGCCAAAAAAGGCGAATTCGTCGTTGTGGGAACGATGAACAATCCCGGAAGCGTTATAATGACCATATCCCAGCATTCGAGCCTTCTTGCAAAAGTTAATGTCGATGAGGCAGACATAGTTGATCTAAGCATTGGTCAGGAGGCAAAAATTGAGCTTGATGCGTTCCCGGACACTTTTTTCCACGGAAGGGTTACCTATATTTCGCACGAGGCTAATATATCGAAAGTAAGTATGCAGGAGCAAAGAGCAACATTCCCCGTTGAGATTTCGGTGGAGAATCCAAGCCCCAAAATACGCCCCGGAATGTCCGTTACCGTAACGATAACAACGGCAGTTCATGAAAGTGTTCTTGCTGTGCCTCTTTCTGCAATAGTGGCATATCGTGACACGCTTACAGGAAAAGAGGGTGAGGGTGTTTTCAAGTATGAGGATGGTGTAGCAAGAAAAGTAAGAATAAAAACGGGTATTTCGGACGATAGATTTGCAGAGGTCCTTGAGGGGTTATCTGCCGGTGATGAGATAATAACAGGTCCATTTAAGGTTATCCGTGAGCTTAGAGATGGAATGCCGGTTCGAAAGATCCAATTGAGGAAGTTCAAGGGGAAAGCCATTAGAGTAAAGTTTAGTGGTAAAGCTCCACGAGGCGAAATCGAAACAAAAAAGACCGAGAAAGAAGGAGTTAAACCTAAAGAAGCGAAGGAAGACAGTGTAAAACCCGAAAGCGCCAAAAAAGCCGAATCCCCGAAAGAGAGGTCGAAATGA
- a CDS encoding TolC family protein: protein MRLWILAIIVIAFVSELVGQDNVLTFAEAESIACERSPEIKLARYRYEQAKASYLAALNPFLPKLSTYATYSKRQRQFEFTPYQPQPQNWSFGISLSLPSVRSGRNVISYIQADINKKIAELNYRNEFDRLELSLVDAYFAVVEATMSLVIAKQSLKRAEKELEFVRKKYELGLASKMDFVRMKVNFAQKKYNLVQAEDALQTARENLCKFLGFPSDSSITVDTSFSLPKVEELPALEVYLARFEQNRAYRQSVLSRRYAQLSNLSSWLDYLPMVTISAGYDWFGSELPSSPSVITNNMKWSYSINFSWQIFGGTSRISSVKSSHASLEMAKIEESVALDDAKRQIRQAYRRLRQNIVSFELATAQLEQAKLLLEAAKKKYDLGSATLLELMDAEMALEQAQIQRVKAIADFHRAKATLKWLCAGNIP, encoded by the coding sequence ATGAGGTTGTGGATACTGGCTATAATTGTAATTGCATTTGTTTCGGAGCTTGTCGGGCAGGACAATGTTCTAACCTTCGCCGAGGCAGAAAGCATAGCATGCGAACGAAGTCCTGAAATAAAACTCGCAAGGTATCGCTACGAACAGGCAAAAGCATCCTATCTTGCTGCGCTAAACCCGTTTCTACCAAAGCTTTCGACATATGCGACTTACTCTAAGCGTCAGCGGCAATTTGAATTCACTCCTTATCAGCCACAGCCGCAGAACTGGAGCTTCGGGATTTCATTATCGTTGCCAAGCGTGAGGAGCGGACGGAATGTTATTAGTTATATTCAGGCTGATATTAACAAAAAAATAGCCGAACTTAATTATCGTAATGAATTTGATAGGCTCGAACTTTCCCTCGTTGATGCCTACTTTGCAGTCGTTGAGGCCACTATGAGTCTCGTTATCGCAAAGCAGTCTCTTAAAAGAGCCGAGAAGGAACTTGAGTTCGTGCGAAAAAAGTATGAGCTCGGTCTCGCATCAAAAATGGACTTCGTTAGAATGAAGGTTAATTTTGCGCAGAAAAAATACAATCTGGTTCAGGCAGAGGATGCATTGCAAACCGCAAGAGAAAATTTATGTAAATTTCTTGGTTTCCCATCAGATTCATCGATAACGGTGGATACATCTTTTTCTCTTCCTAAAGTTGAGGAATTGCCTGCTTTAGAGGTTTATCTTGCTCGTTTCGAGCAGAACAGGGCATACAGGCAATCTGTGCTTTCAAGGAGATATGCTCAGCTAAGCAACTTGTCTTCATGGCTCGATTATCTTCCGATGGTTACTATTTCCGCTGGTTATGACTGGTTTGGGAGCGAACTTCCTTCGTCGCCCAGCGTGATAACAAACAATATGAAATGGAGTTATTCAATAAACTTTTCCTGGCAGATTTTTGGCGGAACATCGAGAATAAGCTCCGTTAAAAGCAGCCATGCTTCCCTCGAGATGGCAAAAATTGAGGAATCGGTTGCTTTGGATGACGCTAAAAGGCAAATACGGCAGGCATATAGACGCCTGCGGCAAAACATCGTCAGTTTCGAACTTGCTACTGCGCAATTAGAGCAGGCTAAATTGCTTCTCGAGGCTGCTAAAAAGAAGTATGACCTTGGCAGCGCAACTCTTCTCGAGTTAATGGATGCTGAAATGGCTCTTGAGCAGGCGCAGATACAGAGAGTAAAAGCTATAGCCGATTTCCATAGAGCTAAAGCAACTTTGAAATGGCTTTGTGCTGGTAATATCCCATGA
- the prmC gene encoding peptide chain release factor N(5)-glutamine methyltransferase codes for MKLEDWILVASEKLSRAGCESPKVEAELILAYLLNISRGKVLASMNHELPDDVMLKADNIVERRCATRKPLAYIIGQWDFFGLTFNINESVMVPRPETELLVEAVLGRLGDEPLLGVDIGTGCGNIAIALLVNRENWKIFGTDILPEALFLARANASKNWVGDRFFPIACDLAEAIKKADFIVCNPPYIPESEKSDLQKEVMFEPHQALFAGKDGMDVIKRLPNIFERLGAKFLAFEFGYGQAEKVRQIFGEDCEIIEDYSGIPRVAIVRRT; via the coding sequence ATGAAGCTGGAAGATTGGATATTAGTAGCATCAGAAAAGTTATCCCGCGCAGGTTGTGAAAGCCCAAAAGTCGAGGCAGAGCTTATATTAGCTTATTTATTAAATATCTCGAGGGGGAAAGTTCTCGCCAGCATGAACCACGAATTACCTGATGATGTAATGCTTAAAGCGGACAATATTGTGGAGCGTAGGTGCGCAACGAGGAAACCATTAGCATACATTATTGGACAATGGGACTTTTTTGGGCTTACATTCAATATAAACGAGTCAGTTATGGTTCCCCGCCCCGAGACTGAACTTTTGGTTGAAGCCGTGCTGGGAAGGCTCGGCGATGAACCTTTGCTTGGAGTTGACATAGGAACGGGTTGCGGAAACATTGCTATAGCTCTTTTGGTGAACAGGGAGAATTGGAAAATTTTTGGAACCGATATTTTACCTGAAGCTTTGTTTCTGGCGAGGGCGAATGCATCAAAAAATTGGGTTGGCGATAGATTCTTTCCGATCGCCTGTGACCTCGCAGAAGCTATTAAGAAAGCTGACTTCATAGTTTGTAACCCTCCTTACATTCCGGAAAGCGAAAAGAGCGATCTTCAGAAAGAAGTCATGTTTGAGCCTCATCAAGCTTTGTTTGCCGGTAAGGACGGAATGGATGTGATAAAAAGGCTGCCAAACATTTTTGAGAGACTTGGAGCTAAATTTCTCGCTTTTGAATTTGGTTATGGGCAGGCTGAAAAAGTCAGGCAAATTTTTGGTGAGGATTGTGAGATAATAGAGGATTACTCTGGCATTCCAAGAGTAGCTATCGTTAGGAGAACCTAA